In Streptomyces chartreusis NRRL 3882, the following are encoded in one genomic region:
- a CDS encoding cytochrome P450: MAAALDLAFDPWDPAFLADPYPAYAELRARGRVHYYEPTNQWLVPHHADVSALLRDRRLGRTYQHRFTHEEFGRTAPQPEQEPFHTLNDHGMLDLEPPDHTRIRRLVSKAFTPRTVERLKPYVRGLADELASALAEAGGGDLLKDVAEPLPVAVIAEMLGIPESDRAPLRPWSADICGMYELNPSQETAAKAVRASVEFSDYLRDLIAARRKEPGDDLISGLIAAHDEGDRLTEQEMISTAVLLLNAGHEATVNATVNGWYALFRNPAQLELLRADHTLIPSAVEELMRYDTPLQLFERWVLDEIELAGTTIPRGAEVALLFGSANHDPEVFTDPGRLDLGREDNPHISFSAGIHYCIGAPLARIELAASMGALLERAPTLRLAAEPVRKPNFVIRGLEGLAVEVG; the protein is encoded by the coding sequence ATGGCAGCTGCTCTGGACCTCGCGTTCGACCCGTGGGACCCGGCGTTCCTCGCCGACCCCTACCCCGCCTACGCCGAGCTGCGTGCGCGGGGCCGGGTGCACTACTACGAGCCCACGAACCAGTGGCTCGTCCCGCACCACGCGGACGTCTCGGCGCTGCTGCGGGACCGGCGCCTGGGCCGGACGTACCAGCACCGGTTCACGCACGAGGAGTTCGGCCGCACCGCGCCCCAGCCGGAGCAGGAGCCGTTCCACACGCTGAACGACCACGGGATGCTCGACCTGGAGCCGCCGGACCACACCCGGATCCGGCGCCTGGTGTCGAAGGCGTTCACGCCGCGCACGGTGGAGCGGCTGAAGCCGTACGTGCGGGGCCTGGCGGACGAGCTCGCCTCGGCCCTGGCCGAAGCGGGCGGCGGGGACCTGCTGAAGGACGTCGCCGAGCCCCTCCCGGTGGCGGTGATCGCGGAGATGCTCGGCATCCCCGAGTCCGACCGGGCCCCGCTGCGGCCCTGGTCGGCGGACATCTGCGGGATGTACGAGCTGAACCCCTCGCAGGAGACGGCGGCGAAGGCGGTCAGGGCCTCGGTGGAGTTCTCCGACTACCTGCGCGACCTGATCGCGGCCCGCCGCAAGGAGCCCGGCGATGACCTCATCTCGGGCCTCATCGCGGCCCATGACGAGGGCGACCGCCTCACCGAGCAGGAGATGATCTCGACGGCGGTCCTCCTGCTCAACGCCGGCCACGAGGCCACGGTGAACGCCACGGTCAACGGCTGGTACGCCCTGTTCCGCAACCCGGCCCAGCTGGAGCTGCTGCGCGCGGACCACACGCTCATCCCCTCCGCCGTCGAGGAACTGATGCGCTACGACACCCCGCTCCAGCTCTTCGAGCGCTGGGTCCTGGACGAGATCGAACTCGCCGGCACGACGATCCCCCGCGGCGCGGAGGTCGCCCTGCTCTTCGGCTCCGCCAACCACGACCCGGAGGTCTTCACCGACCCGGGCCGACTCGACCTCGGCCGTGAGGACAACCCCCACATCTCCTTCAGCGCCGGCATCCACTACTGCATCGGCGCACCCCTGGCCCGCATCGAACTGGCGGCGTCGATGGGGGCGCTGCTGGAGAGGGCGCCGACGCTGCGCCTGGCCGCCGAGCCCGTCCGTAAGCCGAACTTCGTGATCAGGGGGCTGGAGGGGCTGGCCGTCGAGGTGGGGTGA
- a CDS encoding SH3 domain-containing protein codes for MTQQRAKLRTRVPARLAASAVLALSLTAGAAATTAPAATAAEMPCKPRVYYYVYKGSGVNFRTGPGTGYKSKGLLHKNDWGKKVGTKGSWIKLKLGQKSKSGLAKGTTGWVSKSYVSDCTPMQLD; via the coding sequence ATGACACAGCAGCGAGCCAAGCTCCGCACCCGCGTCCCCGCCCGTCTGGCCGCCTCGGCCGTGCTGGCCCTGTCGCTGACCGCCGGCGCGGCCGCGACCACCGCCCCGGCCGCCACCGCCGCCGAGATGCCCTGCAAGCCGCGCGTCTACTACTACGTCTACAAGGGCAGTGGCGTGAACTTCCGCACGGGCCCCGGCACCGGCTACAAGTCCAAGGGCCTCCTCCACAAGAACGACTGGGGCAAGAAGGTCGGCACCAAGGGCTCCTGGATCAAGCTGAAGCTGGGCCAGAAGTCCAAGAGCGGGCTGGCCAAGGGCACCACCGGCTGGGTTTCCAAGTCGTACGTGAGCGACTGCACGCCGATGCAGCTGGACTGA
- a CDS encoding GbsR/MarR family transcriptional regulator, which yields MTQSAGNARDAEAVSRFVESFAAQLVEAGLPRMPARVFAALLSSDEGAMTSADLGEQLRISPAAVSGAVRYLAQQHMVSREREPGSRRERYRVHGNQWYEALTNREAVIQRWEGALRDGVTSLGADTPAGRRMAETLAFFEFVEAEIVAMMERWRVHREKTFGAE from the coding sequence ATGACGCAATCAGCCGGGAACGCGCGGGACGCGGAGGCCGTGTCGAGGTTCGTGGAGTCCTTCGCGGCGCAGCTCGTCGAGGCGGGACTGCCGCGGATGCCCGCCCGGGTCTTCGCCGCGCTGCTCTCCTCGGACGAGGGTGCGATGACCTCCGCGGACCTGGGCGAGCAGCTGCGGATCAGTCCCGCGGCGGTGTCCGGGGCCGTGCGGTATCTGGCGCAGCAGCACATGGTCTCGCGCGAACGGGAGCCGGGTTCGCGCCGGGAGCGCTACCGGGTGCACGGCAACCAGTGGTACGAGGCCCTGACCAACCGGGAGGCGGTCATCCAGCGCTGGGAAGGCGCCCTGCGTGACGGCGTCACCAGCCTCGGCGCCGACACCCCGGCCGGCCGCCGGATGGCCGAGACGCTGGCGTTCTTCGAGTTCGTGGAGGCCGAGATCGTGGCGATGATGGAACGGTGGCGGGTGCACCGGGAGAAGACGTTCGGGGCCGAGTGA
- a CDS encoding adenylosuccinate synthase codes for MPALVLLGAQWGDEGKGKATDLLGGSVDYVVRYQGGNNAGHTVVVGDQKYALHLLPSGILSPGCTPVIGNGVVVDPSVLLSELSGLNERGVDTSKLLLSGNAHIITPYNVTVDKVTERFLGKRKIGTTGRGIGPTYADKINRVGIRVQDLYDESILTQKVEAALDVKNQILTKLYNRRAIAVDQVVEELLGYADKLAPYVADTVLVLNQALEEDKVVLFEGGQGTLLDIDHGTYPFVTSSNPTAGGACTGAGVGPTKISRVIGILKAYTTRVGAGPFPTELFDEDGEALRRIGGERGVTTGRDRRCGWFDAVIARYATRVNGLTDFFLTKLDVLTGWEQIPVCVAYEIDGRRVEELPYSQTDFHHAKPVYEMLPGWSEDISKAKSFADLPKNAQSYVKALEEMSGAPISAIGVGPGRDETIEINSFL; via the coding sequence GTGCCCGCACTTGTGCTGCTCGGTGCTCAGTGGGGTGACGAAGGCAAGGGAAAGGCCACCGACCTGCTCGGTGGCTCGGTGGACTATGTAGTGCGCTACCAGGGCGGCAACAACGCCGGCCACACCGTGGTCGTGGGCGACCAGAAGTACGCCCTCCACCTGCTCCCTTCCGGAATCCTGTCTCCCGGCTGCACGCCGGTCATCGGTAACGGTGTCGTCGTCGACCCGTCGGTCCTGCTCTCCGAGCTGAGCGGTCTGAACGAGCGTGGTGTCGACACCTCCAAGCTCCTCCTCAGCGGAAACGCGCACATCATCACGCCGTACAACGTCACGGTGGACAAGGTGACGGAGCGTTTCCTCGGCAAGCGGAAGATCGGCACGACCGGGCGCGGCATCGGCCCGACCTACGCCGACAAGATCAACCGCGTCGGTATCCGCGTGCAGGACCTGTACGACGAGTCGATCCTCACGCAGAAGGTCGAGGCGGCCCTCGACGTCAAGAACCAGATCCTCACCAAGCTCTACAACCGGCGCGCGATCGCCGTCGACCAGGTCGTCGAGGAGCTGCTCGGCTACGCGGACAAGCTCGCGCCGTACGTCGCCGACACCGTCCTGGTCCTCAACCAGGCGCTGGAGGAGGACAAGGTCGTGCTGTTCGAGGGCGGTCAGGGCACGCTCCTCGACATCGACCACGGCACGTACCCCTTCGTCACCTCGTCCAACCCGACCGCGGGCGGCGCCTGCACGGGCGCGGGCGTGGGCCCGACGAAGATCAGCCGCGTCATCGGCATCCTCAAGGCCTACACCACCCGTGTCGGCGCGGGCCCGTTCCCGACGGAGCTGTTCGACGAGGACGGCGAGGCGCTGCGCCGGATCGGCGGCGAGCGCGGTGTCACCACCGGCCGTGACCGCCGCTGCGGCTGGTTCGACGCGGTGATCGCCCGCTACGCGACCCGGGTGAACGGCCTGACCGACTTCTTCCTCACCAAGCTCGACGTCCTCACCGGCTGGGAGCAGATCCCGGTGTGCGTGGCGTACGAGATCGACGGCAGGCGCGTCGAGGAGCTCCCCTACTCCCAGACCGACTTCCACCACGCGAAGCCGGTCTACGAGATGCTGCCGGGCTGGAGCGAGGACATCAGCAAGGCCAAGTCCTTCGCCGACCTGCCGAAGAACGCCCAGAGCTACGTCAAGGCGCTGGAGGAGATGTCCGGCGCCCCGATCTCCGCGATCGGCGTGGGCCCGGGCCGGGACGAGACGATCGAGATCAACTCGTTCCTGTAG
- a CDS encoding aspartate aminotransferase family protein: protein MTPQPNPEAGAAVKAADRDHVFHSWSAQDLIDPLAVAGAEGAYFWDYDGRRYLDFSSGLVYTNVGYQHPKVVAAIQEQAARMTTFAPAFAIEARSEAARLIAERTPGDLDKIFFTNGGADAVEHAIRMARLHTGRPKVLSAYRSYHGGTQQAVNITGDPRRWASDSGTAGVVHFWAPYLYRSRFYAETEEQECARALEHLETTIAFEGPSTIAAIILETIPGTAGIMVPPPGYLAGVRELCDKYGIVFVLDEVMAGFGRTGEWFAADLFDVTPDLLTFAKGVNSGYVPLGGVAISGAIAETFGKRPYPGGLTYSGHPLACAAAVATIDVMAEEGVVENAARLGASVVGPELRELAARHPSVGEVRGVGMFWALELVRNRQTREPLVPYNAAGEANAPMAAFAAAAKGSGLWPFVNMNRTHVVPPCTITEAELKEGLAALDAALSVADEYTE, encoded by the coding sequence ATGACCCCTCAGCCGAACCCCGAAGCCGGTGCCGCCGTCAAGGCCGCCGACCGTGACCATGTGTTCCACTCCTGGTCCGCTCAGGACCTCATCGACCCGCTCGCCGTCGCCGGGGCGGAAGGGGCGTACTTCTGGGACTACGACGGCCGGCGCTACCTCGACTTCTCCAGCGGACTCGTCTACACGAACGTCGGCTACCAGCACCCCAAGGTCGTCGCCGCGATCCAGGAGCAGGCGGCGAGGATGACGACGTTCGCCCCCGCGTTCGCGATCGAGGCCCGGTCGGAGGCGGCCCGGCTGATCGCCGAGCGGACGCCGGGCGACCTGGACAAGATCTTCTTCACCAACGGCGGCGCCGACGCCGTCGAGCACGCGATCCGGATGGCCCGGCTGCACACGGGCCGCCCGAAGGTGCTCTCGGCCTACCGCTCGTACCACGGCGGTACGCAGCAGGCCGTGAACATCACCGGCGACCCGCGCCGCTGGGCCTCCGACAGCGGCACGGCCGGGGTGGTGCACTTCTGGGCGCCCTACCTCTACCGCTCCCGCTTCTACGCCGAGACCGAGGAGCAGGAGTGCGCGCGGGCGCTGGAGCACCTGGAGACGACGATCGCCTTCGAGGGGCCCTCGACCATAGCGGCGATCATCCTGGAGACGATCCCGGGGACGGCCGGGATCATGGTCCCGCCGCCCGGCTACCTCGCCGGGGTGCGGGAGCTGTGCGACAAGTACGGGATCGTCTTCGTCCTGGACGAGGTCATGGCCGGGTTCGGGCGGACCGGTGAGTGGTTCGCTGCGGACCTGTTCGACGTCACGCCCGACCTGCTGACCTTCGCCAAGGGCGTGAACAGCGGGTACGTGCCGCTGGGCGGTGTCGCGATCTCCGGCGCGATCGCGGAGACCTTCGGGAAGCGGCCGTACCCCGGTGGTCTGACCTACTCCGGGCATCCGCTGGCGTGTGCCGCCGCCGTCGCGACGATCGACGTCATGGCGGAGGAGGGCGTCGTCGAGAACGCGGCCCGGCTGGGCGCCTCCGTCGTCGGTCCGGAGCTGCGGGAGCTGGCCGCGCGGCACCCCAGCGTGGGCGAGGTGCGCGGTGTCGGCATGTTCTGGGCGCTGGAGCTGGTCCGGAACCGTCAGACGCGGGAGCCGCTCGTGCCCTACAACGCGGCCGGGGAGGCGAACGCGCCGATGGCCGCCTTCGCCGCCGCCGCGAAGGGCAGCGGACTGTGGCCGTTCGTGAACATGAACCGGACGCACGTGGTTCCGCCCTGCACCATCACCGAGGCCGAGCTGAAGGAGGGTCTCGCGGCCCTGGACGCGGCGCTCTCGGTGGCTGACGAGTACACCGAGTAG
- a CDS encoding ABC transporter ATP-binding protein, with amino-acid sequence MTKAITVSGLHKSFGRTHALDGLDLEVASGEVHGFLGPNGAGKSTTIRILLGLLRADSGAAQVLGHDPWTDAVEAHRRIAYVPGDVTLWRNLSGGEVIDLYGRLRGGLDSRRRAELIERFELDPTKKGRTYSKGNRQKVALVAAFASDVDLLILDEPTSGLDPLMEEVFQRCVEEERDRGRTVLLSSHILSEVEELCDRVSIIRNGRTVESGSLADLRHLTRTSVVAELAGPPDGLANLPGVHDLDVRGSRVRLQVDTDGLDAVLRSLSESGVRSLTSTPPTLEELFLRHYQDEAEAAVR; translated from the coding sequence ATGACGAAGGCCATCACCGTCTCCGGGCTGCACAAGTCCTTCGGGCGGACGCACGCACTCGACGGGCTCGATCTGGAGGTCGCCTCCGGCGAGGTCCACGGCTTCCTCGGCCCCAACGGCGCCGGGAAGTCCACCACCATCCGGATCCTGCTCGGGCTGCTGCGTGCCGACTCGGGCGCCGCGCAGGTGCTGGGCCACGACCCCTGGACGGACGCGGTGGAGGCGCACCGCCGGATCGCCTACGTCCCCGGGGACGTGACGCTGTGGCGCAACCTCTCCGGCGGCGAGGTCATCGACCTGTACGGCAGGCTGCGCGGAGGGCTGGACTCCCGGCGCCGCGCGGAGCTGATCGAGCGGTTCGAACTCGACCCCACCAAGAAGGGCCGCACCTACTCCAAGGGCAACCGGCAGAAGGTCGCCCTGGTCGCCGCGTTCGCCTCGGACGTCGACCTGCTGATCCTGGACGAGCCGACCTCGGGCCTGGACCCGCTGATGGAGGAGGTCTTCCAGCGCTGCGTCGAGGAGGAGCGCGACCGGGGCCGGACCGTCCTGCTCTCCTCCCACATCCTGAGCGAGGTCGAGGAGCTGTGCGACCGGGTGAGCATCATCCGCAACGGCCGCACCGTCGAGTCGGGTTCGCTCGCCGACCTGCGCCACCTGACCCGCACCAGTGTCGTCGCCGAACTCGCGGGCCCGCCCGACGGGCTGGCGAACCTGCCGGGCGTCCACGACCTCGACGTACGGGGAAGCCGGGTCCGGCTCCAGGTCGACACCGACGGGCTGGACGCCGTCCTGCGGTCCCTGAGCGAGTCGGGCGTACGGTCGCTGACGTCGACGCCGCCGACGCTGGAGGAACTGTTCCTGCGGCACTACCAGGACGAGGCGGAGGCGGCGGTCCGATGA
- a CDS encoding Uma2 family endonuclease has translation MTLMAERPVMSGTRPRSDFEELLDLLDELNVPDGYKAEIVRGSIVVSPWSKGYYLDVMELVCDQLRPHLPEGHRISCAPFLYAFPGSESAYGPDIHAAHRRAYRTTSNRLDHEALSFVAELTSPSTRTDDLTDKADVYGKAGVPVYLILDMQEQQAVVHGSPSAKGYQLRLTKPFGEKLAIPDPFGCTLDTAGFTAPEQEEAEG, from the coding sequence ATGACACTCATGGCAGAGCGACCGGTGATGAGCGGCACCAGGCCCCGCAGTGACTTCGAGGAGCTTCTGGACCTCCTCGACGAGCTGAACGTGCCCGACGGCTACAAGGCCGAGATCGTCAGGGGGAGCATCGTCGTGTCGCCGTGGTCCAAGGGGTACTACCTCGACGTCATGGAACTGGTCTGTGACCAGCTGCGGCCCCATCTGCCCGAAGGGCACCGAATCAGCTGCGCGCCGTTTCTGTATGCGTTTCCCGGGTCCGAATCCGCGTACGGACCCGACATCCACGCAGCTCACCGTCGGGCGTACCGGACCACGAGCAACCGGCTTGACCACGAAGCCCTGTCCTTCGTCGCCGAGCTCACCTCCCCCTCCACCCGGACCGACGACCTGACCGACAAGGCCGATGTCTACGGCAAGGCGGGCGTCCCCGTCTATCTGATTCTCGACATGCAGGAGCAGCAGGCCGTCGTCCACGGGTCGCCCTCGGCCAAGGGGTACCAGCTGCGCCTCACCAAGCCCTTCGGCGAGAAGCTCGCCATCCCGGACCCGTTCGGCTGCACACTCGACACCGCCGGTTTCACGGCCCCCGAGCAGGAGGAAGCCGAGGGCTGA
- a CDS encoding ABC transporter permease has product MTAFAVRPGSSRQLAGTRTLLRFALRRDRLVIPVWIAVNALMVLSMPGTLEGLYGTPAERADLIRQMGTNSSLRAMVGPVFDDSLGALTAWRVGVYAGALAAVMSLLVVVRHTRDEEESGRQELVASGTVGRRASLTAALLAAAVANAVLALLLTAGLAGHGAAGALALGLGIAGVGMVFATMAAIVAQLTESARLARGLTAAVLGAVFVLRAAGDAATDDGSSVLTWVSPLGWLENLRPYAGERWWVLALLAGAVLLQGAVAYGLAGRRDIGMSFLPTRPGPASGRLGSAEALAWRLQRGGVLGWSIGFLLAGVVYGGMTEGAADLVGDNENARRIFERMGGRSGLTDTFLASMTGMLGLVAALYIVASVLRLHGEETSGRAEPVLANAVGRLRWAAGHLVIAFGGAALIMLLAGLGLAAGYGKEAGPILGACLVQLPAVWVIGGVAVLLHGVLPRGAAAAWAVAGAVLLIGWVGPALDVPQAVLDISPFGHLPKLPGGSMEWGPVVVLTGLAVVLVAAGLAGLRRRDMTT; this is encoded by the coding sequence ATGACGGCCTTCGCGGTGAGGCCCGGCAGCTCACGTCAACTGGCGGGTACCAGGACCTTGTTGCGGTTCGCGCTGCGCCGGGACCGGCTGGTGATCCCGGTGTGGATCGCGGTGAACGCGCTGATGGTCCTCTCGATGCCGGGCACGCTGGAGGGCCTGTACGGCACCCCGGCCGAACGTGCCGACCTGATCCGGCAGATGGGGACCAACTCCTCGCTGCGCGCGATGGTCGGCCCGGTCTTCGACGACTCACTGGGCGCGCTGACGGCCTGGCGGGTCGGCGTCTACGCGGGCGCCCTGGCCGCCGTGATGAGCCTGCTGGTCGTCGTGCGGCACACCCGCGACGAGGAGGAGAGCGGCCGTCAGGAGCTGGTCGCGTCCGGGACGGTGGGCCGCCGGGCCTCCCTCACGGCGGCCCTGCTGGCGGCGGCGGTCGCGAACGCGGTCCTGGCGCTGCTGCTGACCGCCGGGCTGGCCGGACACGGTGCTGCCGGGGCACTGGCCCTGGGCCTCGGCATCGCCGGGGTGGGGATGGTCTTCGCCACGATGGCGGCGATCGTCGCCCAGCTCACGGAGAGCGCCCGGCTGGCCCGCGGTCTGACGGCGGCGGTGCTGGGCGCCGTGTTCGTGCTGCGCGCGGCGGGCGACGCGGCGACGGACGACGGTTCGTCGGTGCTGACGTGGGTGTCGCCGCTGGGCTGGCTGGAGAACCTGCGGCCGTACGCAGGCGAGCGCTGGTGGGTGCTGGCGCTGCTCGCCGGGGCGGTCCTGCTCCAGGGCGCGGTCGCGTACGGGCTGGCCGGCCGCCGGGACATCGGCATGAGCTTCCTGCCCACCCGGCCGGGCCCCGCGTCCGGCCGCCTGGGCAGCGCGGAAGCGCTGGCCTGGCGGTTGCAGCGGGGCGGCGTGCTGGGCTGGAGCATCGGTTTCCTCCTCGCCGGGGTCGTCTACGGCGGCATGACCGAGGGCGCGGCCGACCTGGTCGGCGACAACGAGAACGCCCGGCGGATCTTCGAGCGGATGGGCGGCCGGTCCGGGCTGACGGACACGTTCCTCGCCTCGATGACCGGCATGCTCGGCCTGGTCGCGGCGCTGTACATCGTCGCGTCGGTGCTCCGTCTGCACGGCGAGGAGACCTCCGGCCGGGCGGAACCGGTGCTGGCGAACGCGGTGGGCCGCCTGCGCTGGGCCGCCGGGCATCTGGTGATCGCCTTCGGCGGGGCCGCCCTGATCATGCTGCTGGCCGGCCTCGGCCTGGCCGCCGGCTACGGCAAGGAGGCCGGCCCGATCCTGGGCGCGTGCCTGGTGCAGCTGCCGGCGGTCTGGGTGATCGGCGGGGTGGCGGTGCTGCTGCACGGCGTACTGCCCCGGGGAGCTGCGGCGGCATGGGCCGTGGCCGGAGCGGTCCTGCTGATCGGCTGGGTCGGCCCCGCCCTGGACGTACCGCAGGCGGTGCTGGACATCTCGCCGTTCGGGCACCTGCCCAAGCTGCCGGGAGGGTCCATGGAATGGGGGCCGGTCGTGGTGCTGACCGGACTGGCGGTGGTGCTGGTGGCGGCAGGGCTGGCGGGGTTGCGGAGGCGGGACATGACCACCTGA
- a CDS encoding DUF3303 domain-containing protein — MRVMVKATLDTEKGNEAILGGKMPQIIQGAMEKLRPEAAYFGPAGGRRTCFMVFDMQDSSQLPPMLEPFFNDLNAEIEVFPVMNGDDLQKGLSQMR; from the coding sequence ATGCGCGTGATGGTCAAGGCGACGCTGGACACGGAAAAGGGCAACGAGGCGATCCTGGGCGGCAAGATGCCGCAGATCATCCAGGGGGCCATGGAGAAGCTCAGGCCGGAGGCGGCCTACTTCGGCCCCGCGGGCGGTCGCAGGACCTGTTTCATGGTCTTCGACATGCAGGACAGCTCCCAGCTCCCGCCCATGCTCGAACCGTTCTTCAACGATCTCAACGCCGAGATCGAGGTCTTCCCGGTCATGAACGGCGACGACCTGCAGAAGGGCCTCTCCCAGATGCGCTGA
- a CDS encoding GntR family transcriptional regulator, producing MPRSSGNGAVTRSTLRQQIADALRDEVLAGRLQPGKEFTVKEIAEQYGVSATPVREALVDLSAQGLLDADQHRGFRVHEYSAEDFRGMIEARDLVIEGMFHALTAGQHPSVQPGDPRVAAVLAGVRRRGEEAQRAAAAGDLTVLIGYDLRFWRELAALFGNPYLADFLHRLRVQTWVCAVQHLRRLTDLRGELWAGHTELVDALGSRDTDTARSIIAGYNAHSIALIERLASG from the coding sequence ATGCCCCGCAGCTCCGGCAACGGCGCCGTGACACGCAGCACCCTGCGGCAGCAGATCGCCGACGCGCTTCGTGACGAGGTGCTGGCGGGGCGGCTCCAGCCGGGGAAGGAGTTCACGGTCAAGGAGATCGCCGAGCAGTACGGGGTGTCCGCCACGCCGGTCCGGGAGGCGCTGGTCGACCTCTCCGCGCAGGGGCTCCTCGACGCCGACCAGCACCGCGGCTTCCGCGTCCACGAGTACTCGGCCGAGGACTTCCGCGGCATGATCGAGGCCCGCGACCTGGTCATCGAGGGGATGTTCCACGCCCTCACCGCCGGGCAGCACCCCTCCGTGCAGCCGGGCGATCCCCGGGTCGCCGCCGTGCTCGCCGGGGTCCGGCGCCGCGGCGAGGAGGCGCAGCGCGCCGCCGCGGCCGGTGACCTCACCGTGCTCATCGGCTACGACCTGCGCTTCTGGCGCGAGCTCGCCGCCCTCTTCGGCAACCCCTACCTCGCCGACTTTCTGCACCGGCTGCGCGTGCAGACCTGGGTCTGCGCGGTGCAGCATCTGCGCCGGCTCACCGACCTGCGGGGCGAGCTGTGGGCCGGCCACACCGAGCTGGTCGACGCCCTGGGTTCCCGCGACACCGACACCGCCCGGTCGATCATCGCCGGCTACAACGCCCACTCCATCGCCCTGATCGAGCGCCTCGCCTCAGGATGA